The region ACCCCTCACGCCGCTACGGCTCCGCCGGGTCGCGGGCGCTGGGCCAGCAGTGAGCACCACGACGACGCCGGGCGAGGCAGCCCGGCTTCCTCGCTCCGTCCGGATCGGCTACGGCAGCGGCTCGGTCGCCACGGGCGCCTTCGGCACGGTGCCGGGCCTGATGCTGCTGCCGTACCTCACCGACGAGCTGGGCATCGCCGCGCTCTGGGCGGGCGTGATCGTCTTCCTGCCGAAGGCGTGGGACGTCGTGCTCAACCCGATCGCCGGCCGGGTCAGTGACCGCACCCTCGACCCGGCCGGTCCGCGTCGCCCGTGGCTGATCCGGGCGGGGCTGATGCTGGCCGGTGCGTTCGCCCTGATCTTCGCCGCACCCGACCTCGGCAGCCAGCTGCTCGAGGCCGGCTGGGTGCTGGTGTTCTTCGTGCTGGCGGCCACGGCGTACGCCTTCTTCCAGGTGCCCTACGTCGCGATGCCGGCGGAGATCACGTCGTCCTACGACGAGCGCACGCGGTTGATGACGTGGCGGGTCGCGATCCTGGCGTTCACGATCATGCTGGCCGGGGCCACGGCGCCGGTCATCCGCGACGCGGTCGGCGGGCGTGACGGCTACCGCGTGATGGGCGTGGTGATGGCCGTGCTGATCGTGGTCGGCGTGGTGAGCGCGTGGTGGGGCACCCGGCGGGCGCCGATCGGCGCGGTGGCGGCCGGTGCGGGGTCGCTGCGCGAGCAGCTGCGGATCGTCGGTCGGGCCAGGGACTTCCGGGTGCTGCTGACGACGTTCGTGCTGCAGGCCCTGGCGACCGGTTGCATGCTGGCGGGC is a window of Nocardioides oleivorans DNA encoding:
- a CDS encoding MFS transporter, with translation MSTTTTPGEAARLPRSVRIGYGSGSVATGAFGTVPGLMLLPYLTDELGIAALWAGVIVFLPKAWDVVLNPIAGRVSDRTLDPAGPRRPWLIRAGLMLAGAFALIFAAPDLGSQLLEAGWVLVFFVLAATAYAFFQVPYVAMPAEITSSYDERTRLMTWRVAILAFTIMLAGATAPVIRDAVGGRDGYRVMGVVMAVLIVVGVVSAWWGTRRAPIGAVAAGAGSLREQLRIVGRARDFRVLLTTFVLQALATGCMLAGVDYLAGDVLESTGAATILFVCFVGPALLLTPVWTSFGMRVGKRRGYVISSLILAAGALLAASAQVAPAGVVFAATALVGVGYAGCQVFPMAMLPDAAAVDSARTGENRTGVYTGVWTAGETLGLALGPAVFAVVLALGGYLSSDGREITQPGSALTAITLGFSLLPAALTLLSLWWLRQYTLDAAEVAAAEGAPA